TCAGCCTCTATGTATAGGATCGCATCGTAAGCAAGCGCAATTTTTTGTTTGAATTTGCCCAGTACCTCCAGTTGTTTGGGGGCACCAAGCTTGGTAACGGTGCCCGGCTTCACCATTGCGCGAATCGCGGCAATAAGGGTGAGCCCGTGAAAAGGCTTGACAATAAAGGTGCTGTTGGAGATTTGCAGGGCTTGATCAAGCAATAGGTGGCTTGCATAGGCTGTCATAAAAATAACCGGATAGGTGCGATCGGTATTCGTGAATAATCGGAACCCAATTCCATCGGTCAACAGGATATCAGATACTACAAGGTGAGGGGGACGAGTAAGGAGTTTGGTACGGGCTTCCTCCAGCGTACCGGCAAAATCCAACCGCACCTCGGGCAGGTCATCGAGCATTAACTCCAGTTGTTGCTGCCATACTTTATCGTCTTCTATGATTAAAATATCCATATTAGGGTAAAGTGGTATCAAAAGTACATACGTACTCCTGTACAAATGTGATTTTTAAATTAAGCAGTATAGTATAATATGGTGATGAACGACAGAAAAGATACACGAACGACGTAGTGTTGGCTGTTGTTTATATATTTTGTGGGTTTTTGGCATTGTTTGGTAAAAATTGACTTGGATTTTATACCGATATGACTGATGCCTTGTACAGATAATATCCCTGTTTAAAGATGCTGTTAATCATGAATGCCAATTTTTTAACCATAGATGAGCGGGATACAGCATGGTATCGGAGGATATTCCCGTTTTCAGAGTGCTCTGACCCACACATATAGCGAGCCAAAATACCAAAGCGTTTATTGCGTGGCTGTTAAGTCAATCTATTCTTTTTGAATTAAGGTTTTTAAGATTTGGGCTTTATCCGGGCTCATCCGGAGAAAAGAAGGGAGCGTGCCGCTTACCTGTTGAGTGAGGGATACTCGTGCTGCGAAGTATCCCGAATGGTTGGCTATGGCGCAAAATCGTCCATTAAGTTTAATCTCATGTTTCAGCGACATTATGGAATGACGCCTAAAAAGTACCAAATGGAAAAAAAACGGGAAATGGGGTAAGGGAATGCAAAATGCAGGCCTGACAAGTCAACGGGCGGCAATTCTATGAAAGAATTGCCGTCCGTTGACTTGTTGACTTCGTTATTTATTCACCCTGCCGATGAATGCGGCTGGCACCGCTGCTGTTTGATTTTAGGTTGGGGATATTGCCCAGATTGACCTTACTCACCCCTGAGGCCTCTACATCGCCGTTTTGAATGGACATGTGTACGGCATCCAGGGAGCATGCACCGGCCAGATCCGCTTCGAGTGTGGTGGCGCTGCCGTGCAATTCTACTTTGGATGCCCCTGCTATGTCTAATTCTATTTTTTTAGCGGTAACATCAATGTACGTTTTGGATGCTCCGGAGATGTCCACTTTCAGCGTTCCTGCATTTCTGAAGTCTACCACCTTCCCTAAGGTAGCGCCCGAGAGGTCAATAGCCTCAATGTCCGGAACGGTGATCGTGATTCCCACGCGCTTGTTGCGTTCAAAAAGCTTGACTTTTCGACGGTTTTCAACCCGAAGTGTACCGTCTTCCACTTTTACTTTCACGTCGTCGAGGTCGCTTTCACGGCCGTCGGCTACTACTTTATAGAGGTCTCCTTTTCGAATGGTTACCACAAAAGCACCGCTGATTTTCACTTTGCTGAAATTGGTTACGTCAAACTGCTTGACCATTTCGCCCTTGGCATCAAACGACCGGTCAAAGGCTTCGTTCAGTCCCGACTCAATGCCGTCGCTGAGTTCGTCCAGATCGTGAGAGTCATCGTGGTTCTCAGAATTGTCAGTATTTACTGAGATAGGGCGGTCGAGACAGACCAGACCGGAATCGCGTTTGATGGCCCAACGAATATTTTTAAACATTTCTTCGTTGATGTCCAAATCGTACTCATTCCGGATCTGATTCCGGACACCCCAGAAGTTATCGTAAAAATCACGGGTCATGCGGAAGGTTTTGTCATAAGGGAAATACAACATCAGCCGTACACTTTGCCCGCGAAAACGGGGAGCTTTGTCTGAAAGACTGAAATCTTCGTCAAAGACCAGCGTAGAATCACTCTGTACAATATTGTACACAATGGCGGAAGCGTTGCGCTCGGCATCCCGGCGCGAACGTCCCTGCGACTGAAACGTGAACTCAACTTTGGCATCACTGCTTTCGTAGCCTTCCAGGTCCAGTTGGGTGTTGTTGTAACCGTCGTTGGAATGGTTTTCATTGACATCCAGCAATACGGGCGTTTGCGGCAGTTTATACGTCTGTTCTTTTTCAACGGTTCCTTCCCGACGGAAGTTGGCCCCATAGCGGAAGCCGAAGACGGTACTTCCCAAAAGACCGGCCAAAAAGAGCCCAAGGAAGGTTTGCCAAACGGTCGGGGTAAATTTATTTTCTTTGGTCAATAAAGAAATTCCCAACCAAGCCAGCGTGGCAAAAGGAACGCCGATGGCGAGGAAAGCAAATACGTAGGCGACCGGTGAGACTTCTCCAATGAAGAAGTTGAGTGGCATGAGCTCGTTATCAATTTGACCGAAATCCCACGTACCGAGACCGAATACGGCAAACAGCGCCGTGACCAGACCCAGTAATGCGCCCGCACCGGTCATGAAGAGGATGATTCCCGCAAAAATACGCATAATCACCACCAGAAATTTCATGAGGGGTGTTAGGCCGCTGAACACCAATGCTACGGCACGAAAGGGAAATAAAAGCAGTTTGGTGGCGATGTTTTCTTCTTTCTGCTCGGGTTGCAGGGCTTTTTTGACGTTTGTTTCGATGTTTTCGAGGGTGATGGGCTGCCCTTTCATTTCCATTTTTTCCGTCAACGTATTGGCCTTCGGTGTGATGAGCCACAGAATGATGTACAGCAAAAAGCCGGTGCCGAAAAATAGTATACTTAATACCCAAAGAAAACGCACCACTCCCAGGTCCACGCCAAAGTAAGCGGCTACCCCGGCCGCTACTCCACCGACCACTTTCTGGTCGGGGTTGCGGTAAAACTTCTTGATATTTTTGTCTTCTTCCAGTACATCGGAGCCGGGGAAAGATATCCAGCAGGCAATGTATAATAAAAAGGTGAATCCGCTCAAAGGACCGAAAAACTCAGCAGTGTCGCCTCCGAATATCCCGCCGCCGATGGCCGGTAATCCCATAAAGAAAAACAGGAACAGCAAACGTACGAAAAGCGGGTCAACGTTGAAATGATGGGCAATGCCCGCACAAACGCCGCCCAATAATTTACGTTTGGTATCGCGGACGAGCTTTCGTGAAGGGGCATGCGCCGTACTTTTGGGAGCGGTCGGCTCAGCACTTCCCGCTGCCGATGACCCGAAGCCTGCGGAGGCTTTACTGTCGGCGGCGGCCTGCGCGGCCAGGTCTTCTTCTTCTTCAATGGCTTCAAAATCGGCCACTGTTCCCATACTTTTGATGAGCTCCTCGACATCTTCCAGCGCAATCACCTGCTTTTCGGCAGCTTTTTGCTTATTCAGAAACTTCTCCGCAATGCGGCCTTCGATGTCAGAGATGATCTCTTTGCTGTCTTCGTACGAGGCAAAGTACTTCTGGATGGAGTTTAGGTAATTCCGTAATTTATCGTACCCGTCTTCTTCGATATAAAAAATCAGACCGGCGATATTGATGCTGATAGTCTTCTTCATGGCAATGGATGCTTGCGCACCGGTTAACAGTTTGTCCGTTAATGGTTATGAGTTAGTGGGCTGTTGCTCATTTTGGGTTCCCAGGTCCTGTGTTTTCAACACGATCGTATGCACAGAGTCAGAAAGCTCGACCCATGTTTTTTGCATTTCCTCCAGAAACTGTTTGCCCGTATCGGTCAGTATATAATACTTTCGCGGCGGTCCGGAGGAGGATTCGACCCATTTATAATCAAGGAGGCCCGAGTTTTTAAGCCGGGTCAGCAGCGGATAAAGCGTGCCTTCTACCACCATAATTTTGGCGGAGGTCAGTTCATCGAGCATATCGGAGGCGTATACTTCCCCCCGAGAAATGATGTGCATGATGCAGAATTCCAGGATTCCTTTGCGCATTTGCACTTGAGCGTTCTCAATATTCATGCTGTGGTCATGTTTTGGAAATTTTTGATTGAACGTCATGGCTGTAAAAAATAAGTAGTGAGTAGTCAGGAGTGAGTAGCGAGAATTTTTAAATTTATTGTATTCACTCTCTTCACTCCTCACTCCTGTCTCCTCACTCCTTGTTAAAATGGCTGTGTTAATAGGTAATCAACAGTACAAAGTTAATGTAAGGTACTTTGCGATGCAAGGTACTTGGTTAATTTTGTGAGTTTTATTTTGGAAGCGGTAAAAATCAGGGATGAACGGCAGAAAAACAGGTTACAGTAAGCAGTTTGCAATCAAGACATCATTGCCACAAGATTTAATCGTAAATTTGCCGGTAGTTACTGCCGACTGTTCACTGCAAACCGCCAACTTATTCATGCATTCCGTCAATTTTAAAGAGATACTTTCCGTGACGTTGATTTTATTCTCCGTCATTGATATTCTGGGCTCCATTCCGGTGATCATTGATCTCCGAAAAAAAGCCGGTGCCATCAATGCCCGCCGCGCCACTTTGGTTTCGGGCGGGATGATGATCGCGTTTTTGTATTTGGGGAAAGAAATTCTCAAACTTTTTGGGGTGGATGTGGCTTCTTTTGCCGTGGCAGGGGCGCTGATCCTTTTTTTAATTGGGCTTGAAATGATTCTGGGGCGTAATATTTTTAAGCATGATACCGTCCACAGCAACGCTACTTCCATCGTACCGATCGCGTTTCCGATGATTGCCGGGGCCGGTACCATGACCACTATTCTGTCGCTGAAAGCCGCCTATCAGGAAGTCAACATTATCATTGCGATTTTGATCAATCTGGTGTTTATCTATCTGGTACTGCGCTCATCGGCTTGGATCGAGGGACTGCTGGGTGCTGCAGGAACGGATGTATTACGCAAGATTTTCGGTTTGATCTTAATTGCCATTTCCATCAAACTTTTTCGGAGTACACTCTAAGGGACTTCTTCACGCAGAGAAGCAAAGGAGCAAAGCCGCAGTGCTTTTTGCCGCTTTTCATGAATTTTACTAAAATGAAATGATGTTGACGTAATCTTTCGATTGTTATATATTGATAAAACGCTTCAATTCGTAAATCGCTTATTCGTCACTCGTCATTCTTTCATTCGTCATTCTGTTAACCGACTGAGTTTGGACATACTTATCGCTTCGTTTGCCGCCTTACTGGCGGGTTTTGTAGATTCCATCGTTGGGGGCGGTGGGTTGGTGCAGGTGCCCGCGCTTTTTATTTTATTTCCGCATTTTTCGGTTTCACAGGTAATCGGTACCAACCGTTTTGCGTCGTTTGTGGGTACAAGTGTGGCGGGGTATCAATACGCCCGCAAAGTGGAAGTGCCCTGGCGCGTAGTTTGTATTACGGCGAGCGGTACCGCTGTGATGTCATTTCTGGGTGCAACCATCGCGAGTCATCTGAAAGCGGAAGTGTTGAAGCCGCTCATTCTGTTTTTAATGACAGCGATTGCGGTTTATTCGTTTTCCAACAAAACATTAGGGCAATATGAACGTGTATCGGTCTCCGTGGTTCGGCTGCAATGGTATGCGCTACTGATCGGGATGGCGATGGGTTTTTATAATGGATTTGTGGGGCCCGGTACGGGCAGTTTGTTGGTATTCGGTTTTGTGAGTATCATGGGGTATCAATTTTTACGGGCCTCGGCGGTGGCCAAGGTCATCAATGTGGTGGCAGACGTTGCTTCGCTGGCGTTCTTTATATGGAAGGGGTACGTTGAATTTGACATCGCCTTTCCCATGATGGCCTGCAATGTATTGGGCGCGTATCTGGGCAGCCGGTTGGCGATTCTGCGCGGTAATACATTCATTCGTAAAGTGTTTTTGATCGTTATTTTTGGCCTCATCCTTCGTTTTGGTTACGATGTCTGGAGGCTGCTGAGCTAATAATACAGGCTTTGGTCCTTTCGGGTTCTCAAACCCGAAAGTAGAGCGCAAACGGCTGACCTGAACTACAGTTGCACATTACACCTAAATAACTCCTTCTTGAATTTTTTTGCTAAAAAATTCAAGAAAATAATTTTATAATAATAAAAAAGCCTCTATTATTGTGTTGTTTTGACACATTTAGAATGAACAGCTATTCGCATTCCACTCGACTTTTGGTGGCCATTGATTGTATCATCTTCGGTTTTGACGGTGAAGAACTGAAATTACTGTTGATCAAACGCCGTTTTGAACCTGAAAAGGGCAAATGGTCGCTGATGGGAGGCTTTGTGAACGAAAAAGAGGATCTGGAAGTGGGAGCCGAGCGTATCTTGCACGAACTGACGGGATTGCACGATATTTATGTAGAACAGTTACAGACTTTTGGCAAGGTAAATCGTGACCCGGTTGAACGGACGCTCTCCGTGGTGTTTTTTGCCCTGATCAATATTCACGACCACAACGCAGAATCGGTCGAAGTGCACAACGCCTGTTGGATCAGCTTGAAACAGATGCCGGCATTGATCTTTGATCATGAAAAAATGGTGCAAATGGCCCTTGAACGGCTGCGGTATAAAGCGGCATTGCATCCGATCGGATTTGAACTCCTGCCTGAGCAGTTTACCATTCCTCAGTTACAAAAATTATACGAAGCCATCTACGACCTGAAACTCGATCGTCGGAATTTCAGTCGAAAGATCCTGTCGACGGGACTGTTGTTGGATACGGGCGAGAAAAATGCCAACTCTGCCACCAAAAAGGCCGTCATGTATCGGTTGGACAAAGAAAGATACGAAAGTAAATTCAATCATTTTTGGTATTTCATGCCTGTAACCACTTAGATAGAGCAATGCAGAATCAGTATGTCATTGGAGTAGATTACGGAACCGATTCGGTTCGTGCCTTGATTGTGAATGCCCATACGGGGGAGGCCGTTGGGACGAACGTTTTTGAATACCCCCGCTGGAAAAAAGGGCTCTACTGCGAGCCTGCCATTTCTCAATTTCGCCAACATCCGCTGGATTACCTGGAAGGATTGGAGCAATCCATCAAAGGTGCCTTGGTCGGAGTTTCCGAGGAAATTCGGCAGAACATCAAAGGAATATCAGTTGATACGACCGGCTCCACGCCCGTTGCGGTCAATGAAGACGGAATCCCCTTGGCTCTGTTGCCCGAGTTTGCCGATAACCCCAACGGAATGTTTATCCTTTGGAAAGACCATACCGGCAACGCCGAAGCCGAAGAAATCAACCAACTGGCGCACCATTGGGATGTAGACTATACCAAATACGTCGGCGGGATTTATTCGTCGGAGTGGTATTGGGCCAAAATCCTTCGGACGATTCGGGTCGACAGTCAAGTGCGGACGCACGCTTTTTCGTGGGTGGAGCATTGCGACTGGATTTCGGCAGTATTGACCGGAAATACCAACCCGCTGACCCTCAAACGCTCGCGTTGTGCCGCAGGCCACAAAGCCATGTGGAATCAAGAATTTCACGGCTTGCCCTCGGAAGAGTTTTTAACCAAGTTAGACCCTAATTTAGCCGGATTGCGCCAACGCTTATTTAAAGATACCTATACTTCGGACGAAGCCATGGGAACCATTTCCTCGGAATGGGCTCAAAAATTGGGCATTCCTTCGGATGTGGTCATTGGCGTGGGAGCGTTTGATGCCCACATGGGAGCCGTAGGTGCTGAAATTGAGCCCTATACGTTTGTACGCGTGATGGGAACTTCCACCTGCGATATGCTCATTGCCCCCAACCATGAAATCGGGCATTTACTGATTCGCGGTATCTGCGGACAGGTGGATGGCTCCATTATTCCCGGTATGCTGGGCATGGAAGCGGGCCAATCGGCCTTTGGTGATTTGTATGCGTGGTTTCAGCAGGTGATCGTGGGGCCGGTACGGGAAATTCTGGGGGAAGAGGCTGCGTCAGCATTAAGTCAAAAACTGATTCCCTATTTATCCGAGCAGGCCGCCAAATTGCCCGTCAGGGAAAACGACCCGGTGGCCCTGGATTGGATCAACGGACGCCGCACACCCGATGCCAACCATACTTTAAAATCTACCGTTTCGGGCATGAATCTGAGTACAGACGCCATTAAGATATTCAAAGCGCTGGTAGAAGCGACCGCTTTTGGCTCGCGTGCGATTGTGGAGCGATTTTTACAGGAAGGCGTTCCCATCAAAAAAGTAATCGGTATCGGCGGGGTAGCCAAAAAATCACCTTTTGTGATGCAGACGCTGGCCGATGTCCTCAACATGCCCATCAAAGTGGCGAGTTCAGACCAGGCCTGTGCGTTGGGGGCCGCGATGTGTGCGTCGGTCGCTGCCGGTATTCACCCCGCCATGAAAGCGGCACAGGAAGCCATGGGCTCCGGTTTTGACGCCGAATACCATCCCAACGTAGATAAAGTGGCTGTTTATCAGACGTTATACCGGAAGTATCTGGCTTTAGGGGAATTCGCTGAAAAAGGGACTTTTTAGGAATTAATAATGCAATTGTTGCATTGAGATGTACTATTGGCATGGTTAATTCTGAAAAATGCCTTAAATGAGCCATAAACTTTTGGTGCTTGAACTCAAAAATCTATTAGATACTATCATTTTAATCGCCTAACATGCTGAAACAATTTGAAGTCTGGTTTGTCACGGGAAGCCAGCATTTGTACGGGGAAGAA
Above is a window of Runella slithyformis DSM 19594 DNA encoding:
- a CDS encoding LytR/AlgR family response regulator transcription factor, coding for MDILIIEDDKVWQQQLELMLDDLPEVRLDFAGTLEEARTKLLTRPPHLVVSDILLTDGIGFRLFTNTDRTYPVIFMTAYASHLLLDQALQISNSTFIVKPFHGLTLIAAIRAMVKPGTVTKLGAPKQLEVLGKFKQKIALAYDAILYIEADGNYMKVYTTDRVYSYKSSLKNLTATLDDRFLQIHKSFIVNTDFVKRMDLTAGIIVTHGKTLPIGRAYRRNTIARLTRIIP
- a CDS encoding ribulokinase — protein: MQNQYVIGVDYGTDSVRALIVNAHTGEAVGTNVFEYPRWKKGLYCEPAISQFRQHPLDYLEGLEQSIKGALVGVSEEIRQNIKGISVDTTGSTPVAVNEDGIPLALLPEFADNPNGMFILWKDHTGNAEAEEINQLAHHWDVDYTKYVGGIYSSEWYWAKILRTIRVDSQVRTHAFSWVEHCDWISAVLTGNTNPLTLKRSRCAAGHKAMWNQEFHGLPSEEFLTKLDPNLAGLRQRLFKDTYTSDEAMGTISSEWAQKLGIPSDVVIGVGAFDAHMGAVGAEIEPYTFVRVMGTSTCDMLIAPNHEIGHLLIRGICGQVDGSIIPGMLGMEAGQSAFGDLYAWFQQVIVGPVREILGEEAASALSQKLIPYLSEQAAKLPVRENDPVALDWINGRRTPDANHTLKSTVSGMNLSTDAIKIFKALVEATAFGSRAIVERFLQEGVPIKKVIGIGGVAKKSPFVMQTLADVLNMPIKVASSDQACALGAAMCASVAAGIHPAMKAAQEAMGSGFDAEYHPNVDKVAVYQTLYRKYLALGEFAEKGTF
- a CDS encoding PspC domain-containing protein, which produces MKKTISINIAGLIFYIEEDGYDKLRNYLNSIQKYFASYEDSKEIISDIEGRIAEKFLNKQKAAEKQVIALEDVEELIKSMGTVADFEAIEEEEDLAAQAAADSKASAGFGSSAAGSAEPTAPKSTAHAPSRKLVRDTKRKLLGGVCAGIAHHFNVDPLFVRLLFLFFFMGLPAIGGGIFGGDTAEFFGPLSGFTFLLYIACWISFPGSDVLEEDKNIKKFYRNPDQKVVGGVAAGVAAYFGVDLGVVRFLWVLSILFFGTGFLLYIILWLITPKANTLTEKMEMKGQPITLENIETNVKKALQPEQKEENIATKLLLFPFRAVALVFSGLTPLMKFLVVIMRIFAGIILFMTGAGALLGLVTALFAVFGLGTWDFGQIDNELMPLNFFIGEVSPVAYVFAFLAIGVPFATLAWLGISLLTKENKFTPTVWQTFLGLFLAGLLGSTVFGFRYGANFRREGTVEKEQTYKLPQTPVLLDVNENHSNDGYNNTQLDLEGYESSDAKVEFTFQSQGRSRRDAERNASAIVYNIVQSDSTLVFDEDFSLSDKAPRFRGQSVRLMLYFPYDKTFRMTRDFYDNFWGVRNQIRNEYDLDINEEMFKNIRWAIKRDSGLVCLDRPISVNTDNSENHDDSHDLDELSDGIESGLNEAFDRSFDAKGEMVKQFDVTNFSKVKISGAFVVTIRKGDLYKVVADGRESDLDDVKVKVEDGTLRVENRRKVKLFERNKRVGITITVPDIEAIDLSGATLGKVVDFRNAGTLKVDISGASKTYIDVTAKKIELDIAGASKVELHGSATTLEADLAGACSLDAVHMSIQNGDVEASGVSKVNLGNIPNLKSNSSGASRIHRQGE
- a CDS encoding NUDIX hydrolase, with the translated sequence MNSYSHSTRLLVAIDCIIFGFDGEELKLLLIKRRFEPEKGKWSLMGGFVNEKEDLEVGAERILHELTGLHDIYVEQLQTFGKVNRDPVERTLSVVFFALINIHDHNAESVEVHNACWISLKQMPALIFDHEKMVQMALERLRYKAALHPIGFELLPEQFTIPQLQKLYEAIYDLKLDRRNFSRKILSTGLLLDTGEKNANSATKKAVMYRLDKERYESKFNHFWYFMPVTT
- a CDS encoding sulfite exporter TauE/SafE family protein; this encodes MDILIASFAALLAGFVDSIVGGGGLVQVPALFILFPHFSVSQVIGTNRFASFVGTSVAGYQYARKVEVPWRVVCITASGTAVMSFLGATIASHLKAEVLKPLILFLMTAIAVYSFSNKTLGQYERVSVSVVRLQWYALLIGMAMGFYNGFVGPGTGSLLVFGFVSIMGYQFLRASAVAKVINVVADVASLAFFIWKGYVEFDIAFPMMACNVLGAYLGSRLAILRGNTFIRKVFLIVIFGLILRFGYDVWRLLS
- a CDS encoding MarC family protein, which translates into the protein MHSVNFKEILSVTLILFSVIDILGSIPVIIDLRKKAGAINARRATLVSGGMMIAFLYLGKEILKLFGVDVASFAVAGALILFLIGLEMILGRNIFKHDTVHSNATSIVPIAFPMIAGAGTMTTILSLKAAYQEVNIIIAILINLVFIYLVLRSSAWIEGLLGAAGTDVLRKIFGLILIAISIKLFRSTL
- a CDS encoding PadR family transcriptional regulator, with protein sequence MNIENAQVQMRKGILEFCIMHIISRGEVYASDMLDELTSAKIMVVEGTLYPLLTRLKNSGLLDYKWVESSSGPPRKYYILTDTGKQFLEEMQKTWVELSDSVHTIVLKTQDLGTQNEQQPTNS